A portion of the Hymenobacter gelipurpurascens genome contains these proteins:
- a CDS encoding pectate lyase family protein yields MVDNSLLRQLGRAALWPTAAVGFVALLAATEAPVASLQLAFPGAEGAGRFTTGGRGTVAVPTTVFEVTNLTDDGQPGSLRYALTKAAPARTVVFRVSGTIHLTSPLTISKSNTTIAGQTAPGDGICLADFPVNVKANNVIVRFMRFRMGDKNQNQGQVDGGGGDDAFGGIRNNRLIIDHCSMSWSTDEVFSVYEGDSTTLQWNLMSEPLNYSYHFEKGDKDFERHGFGGIWGGQHATMHHNLFASCNNRTPRFNGSRYTHPAGYENVDFRNNVLYNWGENNVYAGEGGNYNIVNNYYKHGPSTKESVRARVLNPYKLEKGPNPLPYGKFYLSGNYVDASAEVTRHNWRGVTMQDGTAADTTLAKADKPFDLGPVTTQSAQEAYTVVLAQVGATRPRRDTLDQRIVRNVMTRTGRLIDVQGGYPHGTPYSVSQKAWPELKSAAAPVDTDHDGMPDAWETSQRINPKDASDRGKTSPNGYTMLENYLNSLAALPAAKGK; encoded by the coding sequence ATGGTTGATAATTCGCTGCTTCGCCAATTAGGTCGTGCGGCTCTTTGGCCCACGGCTGCAGTAGGTTTCGTCGCATTGCTGGCGGCTACAGAAGCTCCCGTGGCAAGTCTGCAGCTGGCGTTTCCGGGCGCGGAAGGAGCGGGCCGGTTCACTACCGGCGGGCGTGGCACGGTGGCAGTGCCTACCACAGTATTTGAAGTAACCAACCTCACCGATGATGGCCAGCCCGGCAGCCTGCGCTATGCGCTTACCAAAGCGGCGCCGGCCCGCACGGTGGTGTTTCGGGTGTCAGGCACCATTCATCTCACTTCCCCGCTCACTATCAGTAAAAGCAACACCACCATTGCCGGCCAAACGGCCCCGGGTGATGGAATTTGCCTGGCCGACTTCCCGGTAAATGTGAAGGCCAACAACGTGATAGTGCGCTTTATGCGCTTTCGCATGGGCGACAAAAACCAGAACCAGGGCCAGGTAGATGGCGGCGGTGGCGACGATGCGTTTGGTGGAATTCGCAACAACCGCCTCATCATCGACCATTGCTCCATGAGCTGGAGTACTGATGAGGTCTTCTCGGTGTATGAGGGCGACAGTACCACGCTGCAATGGAACCTCATGAGTGAGCCCCTGAACTACTCGTACCACTTCGAGAAGGGGGATAAAGACTTCGAGCGGCACGGGTTTGGCGGTATCTGGGGCGGGCAGCACGCCACCATGCACCACAACCTGTTTGCGAGCTGCAACAACCGCACGCCACGCTTTAATGGCAGCCGCTACACGCACCCGGCCGGCTACGAGAATGTGGATTTCCGCAACAACGTGCTCTACAACTGGGGCGAAAACAACGTGTACGCCGGCGAGGGCGGCAACTATAACATCGTCAATAACTACTACAAACACGGCCCCTCCACTAAGGAAAGCGTGCGGGCGCGGGTACTGAACCCCTACAAGCTGGAGAAAGGCCCCAACCCATTGCCCTATGGCAAGTTCTACCTCTCCGGCAACTATGTAGACGCCAGCGCTGAAGTCACGCGCCACAACTGGCGCGGCGTCACGATGCAGGACGGCACCGCCGCCGATACCACCCTGGCCAAAGCCGACAAGCCCTTCGACCTCGGCCCCGTCACGACGCAGAGTGCCCAGGAGGCCTACACTGTGGTACTAGCCCAGGTAGGTGCCACCCGCCCCCGCCGCGATACGCTGGATCAGCGGATCGTGCGCAACGTGATGACGCGCACCGGCCGCTTGATTGATGTGCAGGGTGGCTACCCGCACGGCACGCCCTATAGCGTATCGCAGAAGGCCTGGCCGGAGCTGAAATCCGCAGCCGCGCCCGTTGATACGGACCATGACGGCATGCCCGATGCCTGGGAAACCAGCCAGCGCATCAACCCCAAAGACGCCTCAGACCGGGGCAAAACCAGCCCAAATGGCTATACCATGCTCGAAAATTACCTGAACAGCCTAGCCGCGCTGCCGGCCGCCAAAGGGAAGTAG
- a CDS encoding MFS transporter, which yields MMQVLEEVKPKQARVAIALFFFVSGFGFSTWASRIPTIQHQLGLNEAELGGVLLALPTGLMLTLPVTGMLLRRFSSRQVMLVGAILYNTALALLGFATHTWQLVALLFCFGSSRNLLNISVNAQSVGVQAQYDKSIIATFHGVWSMAGFAAAAVGAALVQEHVGPGPHFAVVAVLLTGVALYNYQRTLPLPPAPEERRAGFSWPSAALLKFGLIAFASMACEGTMYDWSGIYFQKAVLVPKEEAALGFAVYMVAMTAGRFAGDPLVNRFGVKPLLQGSGLLMLVGMLLAAAVPTPVVAGLGFVLVGLGVSCVIPLVFGMAGRSAALSSGSTIAAVSTVGYFGFLVVPPVVGFIAEAANLRWSFALMALLGGGVVWLVRKIEQ from the coding sequence ATGATGCAGGTTCTGGAAGAGGTGAAGCCTAAGCAGGCACGGGTGGCTATTGCGCTGTTTTTCTTCGTGTCGGGGTTTGGCTTTTCTACCTGGGCCTCGCGCATTCCCACCATTCAGCATCAGTTGGGCCTTAATGAGGCAGAGCTGGGGGGTGTGCTGCTGGCCCTGCCTACTGGCCTCATGCTTACGCTCCCCGTCACGGGGATGCTACTGCGCCGCTTCAGCAGCAGGCAGGTGATGCTGGTGGGTGCCATTCTCTACAACACGGCGCTGGCCCTGCTGGGCTTCGCGACGCACACCTGGCAGCTGGTCGCGCTCCTGTTCTGCTTTGGCAGCTCGCGAAACCTGCTTAATATCTCCGTCAACGCGCAATCAGTGGGTGTGCAGGCGCAGTACGATAAATCCATCATCGCTACTTTTCACGGCGTCTGGAGTATGGCGGGCTTTGCGGCCGCTGCGGTGGGGGCAGCTCTGGTGCAGGAGCACGTAGGGCCCGGGCCGCATTTCGCGGTGGTAGCCGTGCTGCTTACGGGTGTGGCGCTCTATAACTACCAGCGTACGCTGCCGCTGCCGCCGGCACCCGAAGAACGACGGGCGGGCTTCAGCTGGCCTAGTGCGGCCCTGCTCAAGTTCGGGCTCATTGCCTTTGCCTCCATGGCCTGCGAAGGCACCATGTACGACTGGAGCGGCATCTATTTCCAGAAAGCCGTGCTGGTACCCAAAGAAGAGGCCGCCCTCGGGTTTGCTGTGTACATGGTGGCCATGACGGCAGGCCGCTTTGCCGGCGACCCGCTCGTGAACCGTTTCGGGGTAAAGCCTCTTCTGCAGGGCAGTGGCCTACTTATGCTGGTGGGCATGCTATTGGCAGCGGCGGTACCTACGCCCGTGGTGGCGGGGCTGGGTTTTGTGCTGGTAGGTCTGGGCGTGTCGTGCGTGATTCCGCTGGTGTTTGGCATGGCGGGCCGCTCGGCGGCGCTCAGTTCAGGCTCTACTATTGCGGCGGTTTCTACGGTAGGCTACTTCGGGTTTCTGGTGGTGCCGCCGGTGGTAGGGTTCATTGCCGAGGCAGCCAACCTGCGCTGGTCGTTTGCCCTTATGGCGCTGCTTGGGGGCGGCGTAGTGTGGCTGGTGCGAAAAATAGAACAGTAA
- a CDS encoding helix-turn-helix transcriptional regulator, with product MNRFDRITAILIQLQARRVVKGQELAERFGVSLRTVYRDLRTLEEAGVPLYGEAGVGYSLVEGYRLPPVLFTREEATALLTAEKLAAQLTNPHMARLTGAAMDKLRAVLGHSDRDYLAELSPRVTVLKPWLHRASAPPSSDTHQLLLSSIATHRVAAIDYRAGYHGAATQREVEPIGLYYGQYWHLVAYCRLRQEYRDFRLDRITSLQLRDEHFEPRPETLQSYWAEQARQRPGTTVVARFRPEALAYAHENKHYFGWLQEQETEEGLVEMTLQPMHLESIARWLMLFGANVTVMSPPELQQRLRDIAREAYEHFSGTAENLLT from the coding sequence ATGAACCGCTTCGACCGAATCACGGCTATTCTCATTCAGCTGCAAGCCCGTCGGGTGGTGAAAGGCCAGGAGCTGGCTGAGCGGTTTGGCGTCAGTCTGCGCACGGTGTACCGCGACCTGCGCACATTGGAAGAAGCGGGAGTGCCGCTTTACGGGGAGGCAGGCGTGGGCTACTCGCTGGTAGAAGGCTACCGGCTGCCGCCCGTGCTGTTTACACGCGAAGAAGCTACGGCCCTGCTCACGGCCGAGAAGCTGGCAGCCCAGCTCACCAACCCGCATATGGCACGCCTTACCGGGGCCGCCATGGACAAGCTGCGCGCTGTGCTAGGCCACTCCGACCGCGACTACCTGGCTGAGCTAAGCCCGCGCGTAACGGTGCTGAAACCCTGGCTGCATCGCGCCTCTGCCCCTCCCTCCAGCGATACGCATCAGCTCCTGCTTTCCAGCATCGCTACCCATCGTGTAGCCGCCATTGATTACCGCGCCGGTTACCACGGCGCAGCCACCCAGCGCGAGGTAGAGCCCATCGGGCTGTACTATGGGCAATACTGGCACTTAGTGGCCTACTGCCGCCTGCGCCAGGAATACCGGGATTTTCGCCTCGACCGCATCACCAGCCTGCAGCTGCGAGACGAGCACTTCGAGCCGCGGCCCGAGACGCTGCAGTCGTACTGGGCCGAGCAGGCGCGGCAGCGGCCCGGCACCACGGTGGTAGCCCGATTCCGGCCCGAAGCACTGGCCTACGCTCATGAGAACAAGCATTATTTCGGCTGGCTGCAGGAGCAGGAAACCGAGGAAGGTCTGGTGGAAATGACGCTTCAGCCCATGCACCTGGAAAGCATAGCGCGGTGGCTGATGCTGTTTGGGGCCAACGTGACAGTAATGTCGCCGCCGGAGCTGCAGCAGCGCCTGCGCGACATTGCCCGGGAGGCCTACGAACATTTTTCTGGCACTGCGGAAAACCTGCTGACATAG
- a CDS encoding DinB family protein, whose translation MEATLVTPHALALLPELDHELTLTRRVLERLPAEHFDWQPHVKSMTLGHLAAHTTDLLGGIKTTFETTELNLANYTDLAPAKPTTTEELVLRLAENGAAARQALMEASPEDFEQLWTLRFGEQVIMSQSRAGIVRHLISHTIHHRGQLSVYLRLLDVPVPYIYGPSADETEAR comes from the coding sequence ATGGAAGCCACCCTTGTCACCCCGCATGCCCTTGCCCTACTGCCTGAGCTCGACCACGAGCTTACCCTCACGCGCCGTGTGCTGGAGCGCCTGCCCGCCGAGCATTTCGATTGGCAGCCTCACGTAAAATCGATGACGCTAGGCCACCTCGCGGCCCACACCACCGACTTGCTGGGCGGCATTAAAACCACCTTCGAAACCACCGAGCTAAACCTGGCCAACTACACCGACCTCGCTCCGGCGAAGCCCACCACCACGGAGGAACTGGTATTACGTCTGGCAGAAAATGGAGCCGCCGCCCGCCAAGCCCTCATGGAAGCCTCCCCCGAAGACTTCGAGCAACTCTGGACGTTGCGATTCGGGGAGCAGGTTATTATGAGTCAGTCCCGCGCCGGTATTGTGCGCCACCTCATCAGCCACACCATCCATCACCGCGGCCAGCTCTCCGTATACCTGCGCCTGCTTGATGTGCCCGTGCCCTACATCTACGGCCCATCGGCTGATGAAACTGAAGCACGCTAG
- a CDS encoding pseudouridine synthase, which yields MPHQHFLLYKPFGYLSQFVSENAREARKKKFLGELHEFPEGTMAIGRLDEDSEGLLLLTTDGRVSERVRRKDVEKEYYAQVDGLLTDEAVTQLQQGIEIAHRSVLYQTLPARVRRLEQAPELPPRGRKIRDDRHGPTSWVSLIVTEGKFRQIRKMTAAAGFPTLRLVRVRVGTIWLGGLGPGDVQEVADFALPGPDPAATAAQPSI from the coding sequence ATGCCGCACCAGCACTTTTTGCTTTACAAGCCCTTTGGGTACCTCAGTCAGTTTGTGAGCGAAAATGCGCGGGAGGCCCGAAAAAAGAAGTTTTTGGGCGAGCTGCACGAATTCCCGGAAGGCACCATGGCCATTGGCCGCCTCGACGAGGATAGCGAAGGTCTGCTGCTGCTCACTACCGATGGCCGCGTGAGTGAGCGGGTGCGCCGCAAGGATGTAGAAAAGGAATACTACGCCCAGGTAGACGGTCTTCTGACAGATGAGGCCGTAACCCAACTCCAGCAAGGCATCGAAATTGCCCACCGCAGCGTGCTCTACCAGACGCTCCCCGCCCGCGTCCGCCGCCTGGAGCAGGCCCCCGAGCTGCCACCCCGGGGCCGCAAAATCCGCGACGACCGCCACGGCCCCACCAGCTGGGTTTCTCTTATCGTGACGGAAGGCAAGTTTCGCCAGATCCGCAAGATGACAGCCGCTGCGGGCTTTCCTACGCTCCGGTTGGTGCGGGTGCGCGTGGGCACTATCTGGCTGGGTGGCCTAGGCCCCGGCGACGTGCAGGAGGTAGCTGATTTTGCACTACCCGGTCCTGACCCAGCGGCTACGGCGGCTCAACCTAGTATATAA